Within the Paenibacillus sp. AN1007 genome, the region AAGCATCAGGTTCAACCAGCTTGTCACTGCCATACCAGTAAAGGGCGTCACATTGTACAGCGTCCAATACAGCGAGCACTGTTTTTTGGAACAAATCCAGACGCTGTTTACGCGGCATAGCGGCAGTAAACATATCATGAATACGAATGGAATAACGAGCTGAAGCGACAGCTTGTCCTGCCTCAGGCCAATGCCACGCCTGCTGCACAGCTCCTGCAAAACGTGTACGCTCCTTCATTTCATGGACCGGAAGAAAACAAGTCTGGGCAGGAATGCTGCCTTCCTGAAAAGCAACCTTATGCTCCATATGGTAGAAAACAAACATATCCTGAGCTCCCTGCTCCTGCTCATCCTTCTTCACATCAAGCCGTCCCTGTCCCGTCCTTTTGACGAGAGCCTCCTGCAGCACATACTGATTCACATCGGGCCGTTCGTTGAACAGAAACTCCACCATATACACCGGGTGGAAACCCGAAACAGCCTCACCACTTTCGTGATTTCCTTGATCTATTCCTTTTGAATCTGATTCTTTTTCCATACATCTTCCCTCATTCCTTACTCTGTCCCTTGGCCTTCATTTCCTTGAAAAGGACCAAGTTCTTGTTCCACATAAATGCTCACTTGTCCAGCAAAATGCTCCAGTATATCCGGCAAAGTCTCGCTCAGTGGATGCAGTGCTGTCCGCTGCCAGCTGTAATAATCCTGGACAAGCGGTTTGCGCAAAGTGACAAGCTGACGCAATGTTTCATATGTGGAGTCATCAAACACTTTTTCTTCATAGTTAATTTGAATGATATCATCATAACTGCTTGCATCTCTCATAATGAAACCGTCAATGAGATAACTCCCCACATCGGTTACAATTTCGATCGCAAGATGCAGGCAGCGCTCCTGTACCATCCCTAACACCAGACCGCCATCCCAGTCCTGCACAGCCCGGCGAAGCCCTTCGGCCACCTCTGGTACGGCGTCAAGCCGGCGAGCGATCTGCTCCCTGTTCACGTAATACATTGATTCACTTCCCGTTCAGTGAGTTATCGATTTCGTTTGCCTCTGCGCTTAAGCCAGAAGATCATGACAGGGCAGGCGATCAGAAACACGACAAAAATATATAAAAATTCCATAACGTCTCTTAAATCGCTCATGAAGACTCCCCTTCAATCTCTAATAAAATGTGTAACGGATCAGATCACATAATCAACCGCAATGGATTGTTCTCTGACTTCATTCATATACTTGATGACATCCTGATGGAGCGGATGAACTTGATACGCCTGAAGATCCTCCAGTGAAGCAAACTCCGCCGTCAGTGAAATGTCGAAAGATCTGTCCGAACGCAGCACATCGATACCTACCTCAAGCGAAATCAGAACATCGATTTTGCCTTCCAGATTACGAAGAACCTGGGCAGCGGCCTCAATGCTTTCTGCGGAACGATCTTTCATTTTGAACAGAACAATATGCTTAATCATCTGGGCTAACACCTCGTTTAGATTAATAACTGCAGTCAATTACAATGTTTCGTGTATCCAAAATATATCATATCGCCGTCTATTACGAAAGGATGGTTGTATGCGTTTCCTGAACAGGAATAGATAAAGAAGGTATTCGGCTAATCTTTCTTTGTTTCAGGCAGCGGATCGGGCGTCTTTTTTTCCTTGGCCATGCTCTCCCCTTCATCCTGCCCCGTCTGCACATCTTCTGCCTGTGGAATCGTGCTGGCAGCTGTCTGCTGAGGCTTGGTCCATTCCCGGTCAGGCAGACTGCCCTGTTCCTCCTGTTTCTTAAGCACCGCTATTGCCTGTCTGAGTTTGTCGGGCAGCGGGAGCCCGATTTTGGCGTAATTCTCTGTGATGGAGATTAATTCATTCACCAGATAAAAGTAGATCGCCCCGCCTTTAATGATATCCGTTCCCATAATCAGATCAATTCGGTGAGCAAGCAGCACCACGGTCAGCATCAGCCCTTTACGCGCAAGCCCCCAGAAACCGATATTGCTGTTCAATCCCGTTCCCGTTCTAACAGCCGCCGCCAAACCCGTAACATAATCAACAGCCATAGCGATAGCAAGCAGACTTAGCAGCTGATCCCATCCGCCAAAAGCAAACGTCACAACTGCTCCCGAAATGGCAGTAAATGAACTCACCGCTGGACTCATGCTTCTCACCTCTCCCATATTTTTTAAAATTTGAACACCCTACAATATATGTGAGAATGAGAGATTGTGACAGGCCACCTGCCTTGCTGAACCTGCGGATTTATCATTTCAGATTTGTGCACGTTTCAGAATAAAATCCAATGGGGAAATTCACCAAAATCGGCTGAATTTCTAGACAGAAACAGCATGATACCAGCAAAAATCACACAAAAGTTCTAAAGACCTATAATTGGGTAATTAGAACCAAATAAATTGTGATTCCGTACAAATCATTCCATCATTTTTAGTGAATCATTGTAATCTAGGAATATACTAGGATGCGAATAGCGCGAGGTCTAGTTCATAGTTCCCTCTTTGATGTAGAATGACGCACAACCGGTTTTCAAACCAGTCATTGCGGCACTTGAAAGTACCCCTTTATTTATTGTAGTATTTGGTTAAAAAAATCGGAGGAAATATGCCTAATCAACCAGAACAACATTCCATCCAGGCGTGGTCTCTGATCAACCGTAAATATTTGGGAAAAGGTGTCCGTGTTAAACGGTTCCGT harbors:
- a CDS encoding DUF4261 domain-containing protein — protein: MEKESDSKGIDQGNHESGEAVSGFHPVYMVEFLFNERPDVNQYVLQEALVKRTGQGRLDVKKDEQEQGAQDMFVFYHMEHKVAFQEGSIPAQTCFLPVHEMKERTRFAGAVQQAWHWPEAGQAVASARYSIRIHDMFTAAMPRKQRLDLFQKTVLAVLDAVQCDALYWYGSDKLVEPDAYIQSQEREEHLYAAMNVRMYQAGGTEQQRGLLMDTVGLSALGVPDVQCHFTGLDPDTVAQTLLGAAYYIFDQGDILQDGQTLGSSGGRRWRCEHQAALIAPGRYVVDLNPGEEHAVPVPQTTR
- a CDS encoding HepT-like ribonuclease domain-containing protein produces the protein MYYVNREQIARRLDAVPEVAEGLRRAVQDWDGGLVLGMVQERCLHLAIEIVTDVGSYLIDGFIMRDASSYDDIIQINYEEKVFDDSTYETLRQLVTLRKPLVQDYYSWQRTALHPLSETLPDILEHFAGQVSIYVEQELGPFQGNEGQGTE
- a CDS encoding Dabb family protein, which codes for MIKHIVLFKMKDRSAESIEAAAQVLRNLEGKIDVLISLEVGIDVLRSDRSFDISLTAEFASLEDLQAYQVHPLHQDVIKYMNEVREQSIAVDYVI